In one Culex quinquefasciatus strain JHB chromosome 2, VPISU_Cqui_1.0_pri_paternal, whole genome shotgun sequence genomic region, the following are encoded:
- the LOC6039967 gene encoding rootletin isoform X7, which yields MRPITIIPTSPVVASTATTSSQQRPTSSPSNPETNGRPLSNGTSNPSNPEPKLSPLSPSSSTASFLSKKILSKSDSKTEVNVTKKPPPAAAPKRSSLLSDSISKFEQNCDGGAKPKVSWKSFIKPSASKDKLAVNGSSITAAVANETETTSHETKVKTPLDENNNEVKSDEPKQQQLDEPATISNAKPMLKPKPTITNGAASVILESKTETHPEPSSPVVTTNGVIIVENGNASQPASEESPSLPTSPPPPGPVKVKRIVKKIIRRTVTKSSSDLSTLGGGEQQEGEKVVKIIKKKVVKAKPVEVEVGEDAVIAVTNQATPATPVSNGNAADTAAKLTLPEPKLAPIVIEHKALNPPEVVTTTISDQPISDSPTTLLLNGKSPVRPQIRPMLPAHRAHTIDLGSAQETILKLPPTPPAIVVQAQSPPLHPKTVLSPPMDRRRSWGKLDKMPLSLALSRDSTLDDFSRESSLVSPSRSTSPAYSLSSTRSSSVLSNYESWQSSRSVTPRRVHSQSYHEPDDLDHHLQRIHPATRASPALSERSNASDYLSEKIDHFLKRTDYATQEWKKVGRSSTNSDLISELYGTSRSKSVSSIMSRGLQLLRDHPMAVSRSSSRMSSVSRDDSFQDCLDDDNRTVVDDNELSEMTAEFAEEHSSSNLISERLEAETTERLRLEKEVKEHETKYRNLQESSEKLEMELLCAKSDLNGDLDDDLEGDEAGANAYRLKYERVARELEFTKKRLQTQHEHDLEQLIALKKQLEKKLADAYEEVEEQRQVVGQWKRKAQKMTNEMNDLRMLLEEQNSRNNLLEKRQRKFDSECQALQDSARQEKQAKERLTREKDVLIAEKFTIEQTLSDVRLELELKEEKYSALQRELEEMTFGGGTEEEIAQLKRQKMELDRRCKEQEEELDEMAGQIQLLEQAKLRLEMSLETMRKDARKEAQQRDDELEEVRGSSYKKIKSLECQLEQEHEERTLLLREKHDLERRLNNLEDQDRVERAAEEAASQKLKRDLRKYKALLRDAQSQLERAKSDSAGKALIRQLRNQLEDAESARSAAVKVRQVAESELQDVQLMLEEAQRARFDSEERATAAQRDRAELQAQIDENDEEMAELMKKYSATVKQLSSEQAMITDYELKISELESEKKSLKEQISDLTSRLESVENIGDSSTSIQFKRLELRTKELESRLEFEQATRARMEIQLNRHKDSLEKAQSEISQTRTKEMHAQEALKKAQKTIRELREELHLVANKEQESLTKRKDLEKRLECVEAEAASARADLRLALQRIADLQQAMEEGDSYHSDSENSDSSIDSVSEVNYHSPTKISSLRARSGETNGTGTNGSSTTLCIREEKENTPRIRYKYKPRGLRRRRLPFTIAEEDEAEDGVRPCEDLGNDDASQLDSVIESIKSVIGDEVEEDGADDGETNKAPPAPKYTGAIKKTVIGKSPVSIKDELELSDANNNVIPKGQNKTLESTIIAEIAKASTVVADHLSDDSRFDLTALKSIKEKIKSLNNSLKEEAAQERCCKYEFPPPPPIVLSASHSKLESARIPDKATNDSFNKLDQISAELNLEGIRSMKEKIRNLKKRLQDESGSSEEPINKAQIASEIVEMKKTLTLTAAFINKSSEKLSLSRSSSQKEEKAPTLAPPTTNGHSKETSPALSSGSRSPVRNNSTPIVPRSLAVAQVLNGVPRGAAFEESRLVSSLEQGDVAFVVSKSGSAENNRDSRESLLICANPVEMTRVDVNEDECSLLAGLPPPPPLPEEEVKTAPKEEDAAAAVNNSPPSSACSSQPVDVSNLIEQSPLQCEAGSLPTTSGSCEETECKEEKMIVEGSEQDLQDEPEVVAKELSEFLVSLPEANTSSEAPFALKITLNSINTAKAAELAEDHTNKCLEENADSTNTATATDLKKEEEDSNKNPELNKDSANSSMVVPEDVKLDDEIKSIEVVPPNTCFNIECRTSSPVCKCENIEQTIELLVKSMEVHRDEGSVVSELTTEEEKLTISPGGVKVTSYEVLQEKIDVPNVTSQVLIVQQEATEESIIPKEMVSTGESDEIVVPINQPADVEQQLPVTLVASNTDELVETVPPIVAKQTEEVLSIVEDLEKPLQIENSNEMINTDVQLIENLTEIKPSEEVKQQPMPGEVIPQIDENNNQDKPAQQVPRPTANKENKATLKPSKSKPNCHHGSLKRNVKPDNSKIGFGSKSNPSSRRSSLSSEHGAKLTNTIFTDLAKGGIGPAEKKQVVEVVPPPTFSNVVPTEEDVSKNQVSERALVEFDCTNESSSCCSVVAPSAAVSTDVVVVAPSKGSPSPRPLSYAESLKKARSPPKVEPWVAIKQEYDKKAAAAKARKQQQQQQPRVRHPSLARNGSSSSIPRDGSVTIRQSKSATKVYAKDANLSLSLPSGKPNVEPTTTAAKPATQNRSKSGQRNGTAQQLVAKDTNKSNPNLVQDKKLREAKGQSQQSQQHHRQSRQTTASNSSSNKKK from the exons ATGCGTCCTATCACAATCATTCCGACGTCCCCGGTGGTGGCCAGTACCGCTACAACTAGCAGTCAGCAGCGACCGACATCAAGCCCGAGCAACCCTGAGACAAACGGTCGACCATTGAGCAATGGAACTTCAAACCCCTCGAATCCCGAACCTAAACTATCACCCTTATCACCGTCATCATCAACCGCatcatttttatcgaaaaaaatactctcgAAATCCGACTCGAAAACGGAAGTTAACGTTACGAAGAAACCGCCTCCTGCCGCAGCCCCCAAGCGATCGTCACTGCTAAGCGACAGCATTTCCAAGTTTGAACAGAACTGCGATGGCGGCGCCAAGCCAAAAGTATCGTGGAAAAGCTTTATAAAACCATCGGCCAGCAAGGACAAACTGGCCGTAAACGGCAGCAGCATTACCGCGGCTGTAGCCAACGAAACTGAAACGACCTCTCACGAGACAAAAGTGAAAACGCCGCTGGACGAGAATAACAATGAAGTGAAATCGGATGAGCCCAAACAGCAGCAGCTGGACGAGCCTGCCACAATCAGCAATGCAAAACCGATGCTCAAGCCTAAACCCACGATCACGAACGGGGCAGCCTCCGTGATTTTGGAGTCGAAAACAGAGACACATCCTGAACCGTCGTCGCCAGTCGTAACAACAAACGGCGTGATCATCGTCGAAAATGGGAATGCGTCACAACCTGCCAGCGAAGAGAGTCCATCATTACCAACTTCACCCCCGCCGCCGGGGCCAGTGAAAGTGAAAAGAATTGTGAAAAAGATCATTCGAAGAACGGTGACGAAATCATCGTCCGATCTATCAACACTTGGAGGCGGCGAGCAGCAGGAAGGcgaaaaagttgtaaaaatcaTCAAGAAAAAAGTCGTTAAAGCAAAACCAGTCGAAGTTGAAGTCGGCGAGGATGCGGTGATCGCTGTCACAAATCAAGCAACACCCGCAACGCCAGTTTCAAACGGAAATGCTGCCGACACCGCGGCCAAACTTACCCTTCCGGAACCAAAATTGGCGCCCATCGTCATTGAGCATAAAGCTTTAAATCCACCGGAAGTTGTTACCACCACCATCAGCGATCAGCCAATATCTGATTCGCCAACTACGTTACTACTAAATGGAAAATCTCCCGTCCGACCGCAGATCCGACCAATGCTTCCGGCACATCGCGCTCACACAATTGACCTTGGATCGGCCCAGGAAACGATCCTCAAACTGCCACCAACTCCACCAGCCATCGTGGTACAAGCTCAGTCCCCACCGCTGCACCCCAAAACTGTCCTCTCTCCGCCCATGGACCGCCGACGCAGCTGGGGCAAACTGGACAAGATGCCACTTTCGCTGGCACTCTCGCGTGACAGCACGCTGGACGACTTTTCGCGAGAATCGTCCCTTGTCTCACCCTCGCGATCAACCTCGCCCGCATACTCTCTCTCCTCGACGCGATCTTCTTCCGTGCTAAGCAATTACGAATCGTGGCAATCGTCGCGATCGGTCACCCCCCGACGAGTGCACTCTCAGTCTTATCACGAGCCGGATGATTTGGATCATCACCTCCAAAGGATCCATCCGGCAACGCGTGCTTCCCCCGCCCTCTCCGAACGATCAAACGCCTCGGACTACCTCAGCGAAAAGATCGATCACTTCCTCAAGCGCACCGACTATGCCACACAAGAGTGGAAAAAAGTGGGCAGGAGTTCAACCAATTCTGACCTCATAAGCGAACTGTACGGAACGAGCCGCTCCAAAAGCGTTTCCAGCATCATGTCCCGCGGGCTGCAACTGCTCCGGGATCATCCGATGGCGGTGTCGCGGTCGAGCTCCCGCATGTCCTCGGTCAGTCGAGACGACTCGTTCCAAGACTGTCTGGACGACGATAACCGCACGGTTGTGGACGACAACGAG TTATCCGAGATGACTGCCGAATTCGCGGAAGAACACTCGTCGTCCAACCTTATCAGCGAGCGACTGGAAGCCGAGACGACGGAAAGACTGAGACTGGAGAAGGAGGTGAAGGAGCATGAGACCAAGTACCGCAACCTGCAGGAATCGTCGGAAAAGCTCGAGATGGAGTTGCTCTGTGCCAAATCCGATTTGAACGGTGACCTGGACGATGACCTTGAGGGGGACGAAGCCGGTGCCAACGCGTACCGGCTCAAGTACGAACGGGTCGCCCGCGAGTTGGAGTTCACCAAGAAGCGTCTCCAGACCCAGCACGAGCACGATTTGGAGCAACTGATTGCGCTGAAGAAGCAGCTGGAGAAGAAG CTGGCCGACGCCTACGAAGAGGTGGAAGAACAGCGCCAAGTCGTAGGTCAGTGGAAGCGAAAGGCCCAAAAGATGACCAACGAGATGAACGACCTGCGGATGCTGCTGGAGGAGCAAAACAGTCGCAACAATCTGCTCGAAAAGCGCCAGCGGAAGTTTGACTCCGAGTGCCAAGCGTTGCAG GATTCCGCCCGACAGGAGAAACAAGCAAAAGAGCGACTCACACGCGAGAAAGACGTACTGATTGCCGAGAAGTTTACGATTGAGCAGACGCTATCG GACGTGCGGCTCGAGCTTGAGCTGAAGGAGGAAAAGTACAGCGCCCTGCAACGCGAGCTGGAGGAAATGACCTTTGGCGGTGGCACCGAGGAGGAGATTGCCCAGTTGAAGCGCCAGAAGATGGAACTGGACCGACGCTGCAAGGAGCAGGAGGAAGAGCTGGATGAAATGGCCGGTCAAATTCAG TTGCTCGAGCAAGCGAAGTTACGCTTGGAGATGTCGTTGGAAACCATGCGTAAGGATGCGAGGAAGGAAGCCCAGCAGCGAGATGATGAACTGGAGGAAGTGCGAGGCAGTTCGTACAAAAAGATCAAATCGCTCGAGTGCCAGCTGGAGCAAGAGCACGAGGAACGAACGTTGCTACTGCGGGAAAAGCATGATCTAGAGCGACGTCTCAACAACCTCGAGGACCAGGACCGAGTTGAGAGGGCAGCGGAAGAGGCCGCCTCCCAGAAGCTGAAACGCGATCTCAGGAAGTACAAAGCGCTGCTCCGCGATGCACAAAGTCAGCTAGAACGAGCCAAGTCCGACTCGGCTGGCAAGGCGCTGATTCGTCAGCTCCGCAACCAGTTGGAAGACGCCGAATCTGCACGATCGGCTGCGGTGAAGGTACGCCAAGTGGCGGAAAGTGAACTGCAGGACGTGCAGCTGATGCTGGAAGAAGCTCAACGGGCAAGGTTTGACTCGGAGGAACGTGCCACTGCAGCTCAGCGCGATCGTGCTGAACTGCAGGCGCAGATTGACGAGAACGATGAAGAGATGGCCGAGCTGATGAAAAAGTACAGCGCCACCGTCAAACAGTTGAGCTCTGAACAAGCAATGATCACGGACTACGAACTGAAAATATCCGAACTCGAATCGGAGAAGAAATCACTTAAGGAGCAAATCTCCGACCTCACGTCACGGTTGGAGAGTGTGGAAAACATTGGCGATTCCTCAACCAGCATCCAGTTTAAGCGGCTGGAGCTTCGAACCAAAGAGTTGGAATCGCGGCTGGAGTTTGAGCAGGCAACGCGTGCCCGCATGGAAATTCAGCTGAATCGCCATAAAGATTCCCTTGAAAAGGCCCAGAGTGAGATTAGTCAAACGCGAACAAAGGAAATGCACGCCCAAGAGGCACTCAAGAAGGCCCAGAAGACGATTCGGGAGTTGCGCGAGGAGCTTCACCTGGTGGCGAACAAGGAGCAGGAAAGCCTCACCAAGCGCAAGGACCTCGAGAAGCGGCTGGAATGCGTGGAAGCGGAAGCTGCCTCGGCCCGGGCCGACCTCCGGCTGGCGCTGCAGAGAATTGCCGATCTGCAGCAGGCGATGGAGGAGGGCGATTCGTACCACTCGGATAG TGAAAACAGCGACAGCTCGATCGACTCAGTCAGCGAGGTGAACTACCACAGTCCGACGAAGATTTCGTCGCTCAGGGCGAGGTCGGGCGAAACGAACGGCACCGGTACGAACGGAAGCAGCACAACGCTGTGCATCCGCGAGGAAAAAGAAAATACGCCAAG GATAAGGTACAAGTATAAGCCGCGAGGTCTTCGCCGGAGACGTCTTCCGTTCACCATCGCCGAGGAGGACGAAGCGGAAGACGGTGTGAGGCCGTGTGAGGATCTGGGCAACGATGACGCTTCCCAGTTGGATAGTGTGATTGAGTCGATCAAGAGTGTGATCGGAGACGAAGTGGAGGAGGATGGGGCAGATGACGGGGAGACGAATAAGGCTCCTCCAGCGCCCAAATATACGGGAGCTATCAAGAAGACGGTGATTGGTAAAAGTCCAGTCTCGATAAAAGACGAACTGGAGCTGAGTGATGCGAACAACAATGTGATACCAAAAGGGCAGAATAAAACGCTGGAATCGACGATCATCGCGGAGATTGCCAAGGCGTCGACGGTTGTGGCGGATCACTTGAGCGATGATTCTCGGTTCGATTTGACTGCATTAAAATCGATCAAAGAGAAGATAAAAAGTCTGAACAACAGTCTTAAGGAGGAGGCAGCGCAGGAACGCTGCTGCAAGTATGAGTTCCCGCCACCACCGCCGATTGTGCTGTCGGCATCTCATTCAAAGTTAGAGTCCGCTAGAATTCCGGACAAAGCGACTAACGATAGTTTTAATAAGCTTGACCAGATCAGTGCCGAGCTTAACCTGGAAGGCATTCGATCCATGAAGGAAAAGATTAGGAATCTGAAGAAACGACTTCAGGATGAGTCCGGATCATCGGAGGAGCCAATCAACAAGGCTCAGATTGCCAGCGAAATTGTTGAGATGAAAAAGACTCTGACTTTGACAGCCGCATTTATTAACAAAAGCTCGGAGAAGCTATCACTCAGCCGGTCGTCTTCGCAGAAGGAGGAAAAGGCGCCCACTTTGGCTCCGCCAACAACGAATGGGCACTCCAAAGAGACGTCACCTGCCCTGTCGTCTGGCAGCCGATCTCCAGTACGAAACAACTCGACACCTATCGTGCCACGCTCGCTTGCTGTTGCTCAGGTATTGAATGGTGTTCCGCGCGGCGCCGCATTCGAGGAAAGCCGGTTGGTGTCTTCGTTAGAACAAGGTGATGTAGCGTTCGTCGTATCTAAGAGTGGCTCTGCTGAAAATAACCGAGATTCGCGCGAAAGCTTGCTTATTTGTGCTAACCCAGTCGAGATGACGCGTGTAGATGTAAACGAAGACGAATGCTCCTTGCTCGCAGGtttgccgccgccgccaccactaCCGGAGGAGGAGGTGAAGACAGCGCCCAAAGAAGAAGACGCTGCAGCTGCTGTAAATAACTCGCCGCCGTCTAGTGCTTGCAGCAGTCAACCTGTGGATGTGTCTAATCTAATAGAACAATCGCCTTTGCAGTGCGAAGCCGGCTCTTTACCTACAACTTCTGGAAGTTGTGAGGAGACTGAATGTAAGGAAGAGAAGATGATCGTAGAAGGATCGGAACAGGATTTGCAGGATGAACCGGAGGTCGTCGCGAAAGAATTATCTGAATTTTTGGTTAGCTTACCGGAAGCTAACACTTCTAGCGAAGCACCTTTTGCTTTGAAAATTACTCTCAATTCAATCAATACCGCGAAAGCAGCTGAACTCGCAGAAGACCACACAAATAAATGTCTGGAAGAAAATGCAGATTCAACGAACACTGCCACTGCTACTgacttgaaaaaagaagaagaagactcCAATAAAAATCCTGAACTGAACAAGGATTCAGCGAACAGCAGCATGGTCGTACCAGAAGATGTGAAGTTGGACGATGAAATCAAAAGCATTGAAGTTGTGCCCCCGAATACTTGCTTCAACATTGAATGCCGAACATCGTCGCCAGTTTGCAAGTGTGAAAATATCGAGCAAACCATAGAATTGCTTGTAAAGTCAATGGAGGTTCATCGAGATGAAGGAAGTGTTGTTTCTGAGCTAACGACTGAAGAGGAGAAGTTGACGATTTCCCCAGGTGGTGTTAAAGTGACCAGTTACGAGGTTCTGCAAGAGAAAATAGACGTTCCAAATGTTACTTCTCAAGTTTTGATCGTTCAACAAGAAGCAACTGAAGAATCAATAATTCCTAAGGAAATGGTTTCAACTGGGGAATCTGACGAAATAGTTGTTCCAATCAATCAACCAGCTGATGTCGAACAGCAACTCCCTGTCACCTTAGTTGCTAGCAATACGGATGAACTGGTTGAAACTGTTCCTCCCATCGTCGCAAAACAAACTGAAGAAGTGCTGTCCATCGTAGAAGATTTAGAGAAACCTTTGCAGATTGAAAATTCCAATGAAATGATCAACACTGATGTACAattgattgaaaatctgaccgaAATAAAGCCATCGGAAGAGGTAAAACAACAGCCAATGCCAGGGGAAGTTATCCCGCAAATAGATGAAAACAACAACCAAGATAAACCAGCTCAACAAGTGCCACGACCAACAGCCAACAAAGAGAACAAAGCAACTTTAAAGCCCAGCAAAAGCAAACCCAACTGCCATCATGGTTCCCTCAAACGGAACGTTAAGCCCGATAACAGCAAAATCGGCTTCGGTTCAAAATCCAACCCAAGCTCGCGCCGTTCGTCGTTGTCGTCGGAGCACGGAGCGAAACTAACAAACACAATCTTCACGGATCTGGCCAAGGGTGGCATCGGCCCGGCCGAAAAGAAGCAGGTAGTTGAAGTTGTTCCCCCACCAACCTTTTCGAATGTTGTCCCCACTGAAGAAGACGTGTCCAAGAATCAAGTAAGTGAGCGCGCTTTAGTAGAGTTTGACTGTACCAATGAAAGTTCTTCTTGTTGTTCCGTTGTTGCGCCGTCGGCTGCAGTGTCTACTGATGTAGTAGTAGTGGCACCATCGAAGGGAAGCCCGTCGCCAAGGCCTCTCTCGTACGCGGAAAGTTTAAAGAAGGCACGATCGCCGCCAAAGGTAGAACCGTGGGTGGCGATCAAGCAAGAGTACGATAAAAAGGCTGCGGCGGCCAAAGCCaggaaacagcagcagcagcaacagccacGTGTGAGACACCCAAGTCTGGCTCGGAACGGAAGTTCCAGCTCGATTCCGAGGGATGGCAGCGTCACCATCCGGCAGAGCAAATCGGCGACGAAAGTTTACGCCAAGGACGCGAATCTCTCATTGTCGCTGCCCAGTGGAAAACCAAACGTGGAACCGACCACCACAGCTGCCAAGCCGGCAACACAGAATCGTAGCAAATCTGGTCAACGGAATGGAACGGCGCAGCAGCTTGTCGCAAAGGATACCAACAAGTCCAATCCAAACTTGGTGCAGGATAAGAAGCTGCGCGAAGCAAAGGGACAATCTCAACAAAGCCAGCAGCATCATCGCCAAAGTCGACAAACGACGgcaagcaacagcagcagcaacaagaaAAAGTGA